Proteins from a single region of Haloplanus sp. GDY1:
- a CDS encoding DUF5795 family protein has protein sequence MSNRVVQGRMVTPERLAELIEGEPPMEADGIEDADRQCPDCGGDVLAVSYMPSVTELITGYKCQDCDWAADDR, from the coding sequence ATGTCCAACCGCGTCGTCCAGGGGCGCATGGTCACCCCCGAGCGCCTGGCCGAACTGATCGAGGGCGAACCGCCGATGGAGGCCGACGGCATCGAGGACGCCGACCGGCAGTGTCCGGACTGCGGCGGCGACGTCCTCGCCGTCTCCTACATGCCGTCGGTCACCGAGTTGATCACCGGCTACAAATGTCAGGACTGCGACTGGGCGGCCGACGACCGATAA
- a CDS encoding response regulator encodes MTSSPPCVLVVEDETELAELFAEWLSEDYDVRVATSGEAALERVDEDVDVVLLDRLMPGISGDEVLERIRDRGLSVRVAMVTAVEPDFDVLELGFDDYVVKPLFREDIRRLVRGLLERDEYDRTLSDLFAAASKLAALDSHKTEEELAESEEYDRLRAEFERARDRIDELESEMTEEDFEAVFYDFDRVDL; translated from the coding sequence ATGACCTCGTCACCACCCTGCGTCCTCGTCGTCGAAGACGAGACCGAACTGGCCGAACTGTTCGCCGAGTGGCTCTCGGAGGACTACGACGTTCGCGTCGCGACGAGCGGCGAGGCAGCCCTCGAACGGGTCGACGAGGACGTCGACGTGGTGTTGCTCGACCGGCTGATGCCCGGCATCTCCGGCGACGAGGTGCTCGAACGGATCCGCGACCGAGGCCTCTCGGTGCGGGTCGCCATGGTGACGGCCGTCGAACCCGACTTCGACGTCCTCGAACTGGGCTTCGACGACTACGTCGTCAAGCCGCTCTTCCGGGAGGACATCCGCCGACTCGTCCGTGGCCTCCTCGAACGCGACGAGTACGACCGCACCCTCTCGGATCTGTTCGCCGCCGCCTCGAAACTGGCCGCCCTCGACTCCCACAAGACCGAGGAGGAACTCGCCGAGAGCGAGGAGTACGACCGACTCAGAGCCGAGTTCGAGCGGGCGCGCGACCGGATCGACGAACTGGAGTCGGAGATGACCGAGGAGGACTTCGAGGCCGTGTTCTACGACTTCGACCGGGTCGATCTGTGA
- a CDS encoding DUF7475 family protein: MSVSNTTASGGGSLVDLPENPVGYVAILLAAVTGVIHLVLAPRVIGFSQTLAILFALNGLGFAGGIVVYLTRYWRRELYLVAAGYALVTFLAFFFFGGFEGFVSAFYMGGELNVMAVVAKAAEVLFAVATLYLYTSSEP, encoded by the coding sequence ATGAGCGTGAGCAACACGACCGCGAGCGGTGGAGGGTCGCTCGTGGACCTGCCGGAGAACCCCGTCGGCTACGTCGCCATCCTCCTCGCGGCGGTGACGGGCGTCATCCACCTCGTGTTGGCGCCGCGAGTGATCGGATTCAGTCAGACCCTCGCCATCCTCTTCGCGCTCAACGGCCTCGGCTTCGCGGGCGGCATCGTCGTCTACCTGACGCGATACTGGCGCCGTGAACTGTACCTGGTCGCCGCCGGGTACGCCCTCGTCACCTTCCTCGCCTTCTTTTTCTTCGGCGGGTTCGAGGGGTTCGTCTCCGCGTTCTACATGGGCGGCGAACTCAACGTGATGGCCGTCGTCGCCAAGGCGGCCGAGGTGCTGTTCGCGGTGGCGACCCTGTATCTGTACACGAGTTCCGAGCCCTGA
- a CDS encoding FAD-binding oxidoreductase, with translation MHHDTTFLDDLGLAADQVSVGDADREQRSHDWGTPREEGVRPDVVVWPESTEDVASVLRAATDHGVPVTPYAAGTSLEGNAVPIQGGITLDMTRMDAVLDVRPDDLQVDVQPGILGDDVNEAVAKHGLFLPALPSSGAISTIGGMLANDASGMKTVKYGEVSDWVLGMEVVLPTGEVITTGSRAVKTSSGYDLGDLIVGSEGTLGVITRVTIKLAGRPQQIRGGRAHFETLDDAAEAVFDAVRSGVDVAKIELIDRLSAAMSNAHLDTDLPDVPMVFVEFHADHGIEDEIEFCRTVFDAHGVTEFEVAENDRGMDELWAARRELAEALEPYEDDRSPLTPGDVTVPISEYPGIIRYAKELGEQEGFPIPCFGHAGDGNLHYAVMVDPDDPEDVAHGKEVSRKIVERAIELGGTSTGEHGIGLGKQDYLVAEHGEAAVDAMRSVKKALDPAGIMNPGKVFDGPDA, from the coding sequence ATGCACCACGACACCACCTTCCTCGACGACCTCGGCCTCGCGGCCGATCAGGTCTCCGTCGGGGACGCCGACCGCGAACAGCGCTCCCACGACTGGGGGACGCCCCGCGAGGAGGGCGTCCGCCCCGACGTGGTGGTCTGGCCCGAGTCCACCGAGGACGTCGCGTCGGTCCTCCGGGCGGCGACCGACCACGGCGTCCCCGTCACGCCCTACGCCGCGGGCACGAGTCTGGAGGGCAACGCCGTCCCCATCCAGGGCGGCATCACCCTCGACATGACCCGGATGGACGCCGTCCTCGACGTGCGCCCGGACGACCTGCAGGTCGACGTCCAGCCGGGCATCCTCGGCGACGACGTCAACGAGGCGGTGGCGAAACACGGCCTCTTTCTGCCGGCGCTCCCCTCCTCGGGCGCCATCTCGACCATCGGCGGGATGCTCGCCAACGACGCCAGCGGCATGAAGACGGTGAAATACGGCGAGGTGAGCGACTGGGTGCTCGGGATGGAGGTCGTCCTCCCGACCGGCGAGGTCATCACGACGGGGAGCAGGGCGGTCAAGACGTCGAGCGGCTACGACCTCGGCGACCTGATCGTCGGCAGCGAGGGGACGCTGGGCGTCATCACGCGCGTGACGATCAAGTTGGCCGGGCGCCCCCAGCAGATCCGTGGCGGCCGCGCGCACTTCGAGACGCTCGACGACGCGGCGGAGGCGGTGTTCGACGCCGTCCGCTCCGGCGTCGACGTGGCGAAGATCGAACTCATCGACCGCCTGAGCGCCGCGATGTCGAACGCCCACCTCGACACCGACCTCCCCGACGTGCCGATGGTGTTCGTCGAGTTCCACGCCGACCACGGCATCGAGGACGAAATCGAGTTCTGCCGCACGGTGTTCGACGCCCACGGCGTGACCGAGTTCGAGGTGGCCGAGAACGACCGCGGGATGGACGAACTCTGGGCGGCGCGACGGGAACTGGCCGAGGCGCTCGAACCGTACGAGGACGACCGCTCGCCGCTGACCCCCGGCGACGTGACCGTTCCCATCAGCGAGTATCCGGGCATCATCCGCTACGCGAAGGAACTCGGGGAGCAGGAGGGCTTTCCCATCCCCTGTTTCGGCCACGCCGGCGACGGCAACCTCCACTACGCGGTGATGGTCGACCCCGACGACCCCGAGGACGTGGCCCACGGGAAGGAGGTGTCCCGAAAGATCGTCGAGCGCGCCATCGAACTCGGCGGGACCTCGACGGGCGAACACGGCATCGGCCTCGGCAAGCAGGACTACCTCGTGGCCGAACACGGAGAGGCCGCGGTCGACGCGATGCGGTCGGTCAAGAAGGCGCTGGATCCGGCCGGGATCATGAACCCCGGCAAGGTGTTCGACGGCCCGGACGCCTGA
- a CDS encoding vWA domain-containing protein, which yields MRPPLTRLDDRGVSEVVGYVLLIGVVTVGIVSILLLGGSLVDDIKGDIDDQSTDVSLGSANERLSALSGTRVNSTRFELRGKNPTDVRVRSNASSGHIQLSVNGGRCTATLPLSTIEYDREGARGSVGLQAGGQFTRSADGESSAVVEPPSFTADNGTLDITTYDVTGHIDDRTVRFTKNTNLSETRSRTVGERLTHGHPSCNRPDNVTVTVESRYYGAWADHLADETGRPVTTDPANGTARVYLNQSWLPSRANDATNHVVNLSDASMASVTSNGAPTSAPSYTYSTTTDTLQVDKGVGNNYTAVALPLGNGTQSSSIREVDGDTVYRRPIDVVFVIDESGSMAGDKADATKDAARNFVGAINASSDRVAFVGFNDSSTYHRIEGENDFFTNDTAHANATIDTYVADGGTAINTGLDKANTVHDFRARAGAQKVVILLSDGENSDDSDDDRTLDQSERAAENNVTVFTIGFGNPDEELLRDVANDTGGTYRFADNATELNDVFQNILSNITSVSAIVHRPTTAQLSIGGRRIEPALGYSNPDINRINGSYDINDPRYRGGFEFSASASDGNLINVTAVSYDCEPDAYELTDVFVTNETTNQPYRRVRCTDVDNSSRQVVSPDEAQVFLDGANVSELPDDDEAWYQADLVNDTLAPYISDGELELESNEAVIVFEYTADGETSRIVLLYQIGLDESGSVTEIFDVREVHASVGD from the coding sequence ATGCGGCCGCCGTTGACCCGCCTCGACGACCGGGGCGTCTCCGAGGTCGTCGGCTACGTACTGCTCATCGGGGTGGTCACCGTCGGTATCGTCTCGATACTGTTGCTCGGTGGGTCGCTGGTCGACGACATCAAAGGCGATATCGACGACCAGAGCACGGACGTCTCGCTCGGGAGCGCCAACGAACGCCTCTCGGCACTCTCGGGGACGCGTGTGAACTCGACGCGGTTCGAACTCCGGGGAAAGAACCCGACCGACGTTCGGGTCAGGTCGAACGCGTCGAGTGGCCACATCCAACTGTCGGTCAACGGCGGCCGGTGTACTGCGACGCTCCCGCTGTCGACTATCGAGTACGACCGTGAGGGTGCCCGAGGCTCCGTCGGGCTGCAGGCCGGCGGCCAGTTCACGCGCAGCGCGGACGGCGAGTCGAGCGCCGTGGTCGAACCGCCGTCGTTCACGGCCGACAACGGGACGCTGGACATCACGACGTACGACGTGACCGGCCACATCGACGACCGAACGGTTCGGTTCACGAAGAACACCAACCTGTCCGAGACGCGGAGCCGCACGGTCGGAGAACGGCTCACGCACGGCCATCCGTCGTGTAACCGTCCGGACAACGTGACCGTCACCGTCGAGTCCCGGTATTACGGGGCGTGGGCGGACCACCTAGCCGACGAGACGGGACGGCCGGTGACCACGGACCCAGCCAACGGCACGGCGCGCGTGTATCTGAACCAGTCCTGGCTGCCGTCGCGGGCGAACGACGCCACGAACCACGTCGTCAATCTGAGCGACGCCTCGATGGCGTCAGTCACGTCGAACGGCGCACCGACGAGCGCCCCGTCGTACACCTACAGCACCACGACGGACACCCTCCAGGTCGACAAGGGCGTCGGGAACAACTACACCGCCGTCGCCCTACCGCTCGGCAACGGGACGCAGTCGAGTTCCATCCGCGAGGTCGACGGCGACACCGTCTACAGACGCCCCATCGACGTCGTGTTCGTCATCGACGAGTCGGGGTCGATGGCGGGCGACAAGGCCGACGCCACGAAAGACGCCGCCAGGAACTTCGTCGGCGCGATCAACGCATCGAGCGACCGCGTCGCGTTCGTCGGATTCAACGACTCCTCCACGTACCACCGCATCGAGGGAGAGAACGACTTTTTCACCAACGATACGGCACACGCCAACGCGACCATCGACACCTACGTCGCCGACGGTGGCACCGCGATCAACACCGGACTCGACAAGGCGAACACGGTCCACGACTTCCGCGCCCGCGCCGGTGCGCAGAAGGTGGTGATCCTGCTCTCGGACGGGGAGAACAGCGACGACTCCGACGACGACCGGACGCTCGATCAGTCCGAGCGGGCCGCCGAGAACAACGTCACCGTCTTCACCATCGGCTTCGGCAACCCCGACGAGGAGCTGTTGCGCGACGTGGCGAACGACACCGGCGGCACCTATCGGTTCGCCGACAATGCGACCGAGCTCAACGACGTCTTCCAGAACATCCTGTCGAACATCACGAGCGTGAGCGCCATCGTCCACCGGCCGACCACGGCGCAGTTATCCATCGGCGGGCGACGGATCGAGCCCGCACTCGGCTACTCGAACCCGGACATCAACCGGATCAACGGCTCGTACGACATCAACGACCCGCGGTACCGTGGTGGCTTCGAGTTCTCCGCTTCGGCGTCCGACGGGAATCTCATCAACGTCACCGCCGTCTCGTACGACTGCGAACCCGACGCCTACGAACTGACCGACGTGTTCGTCACCAACGAGACGACGAACCAGCCGTACCGACGGGTCCGGTGTACCGACGTGGACAACTCGTCCAGGCAGGTGGTGAGCCCCGACGAGGCACAGGTCTTCCTCGACGGGGCGAACGTCAGCGAACTGCCCGATGACGACGAGGCGTGGTACCAGGCCGACCTGGTCAACGACACGCTGGCGCCGTACATTTCCGACGGCGAACTCGAACTCGAAAGCAACGAGGCGGTGATCGTCTTCGAGTACACCGCGGACGGCGAGACCAGTCGGATCGTCCTGCTCTATCAGATCGGGCTGGACGAATCAGGGTCAGTCACCGAGATCTTCGACGTCCGGGAGGTCCACGCGAGCGTCGGCGACTGA
- a CDS encoding DUF7289 family protein → MTPGGRSPDGSPAARAVSNTVAFVLVFSLIVTSVGLVTTVGLGSLRDVQTSQQAELSTGALRAVGGEIDEIAAGSRPAYRDSIELGGGRITVVDETAVDVTVANATGTVFEETYRPRALTYAYEGRNMSYGSGVLARGSDRQPAVLVSGPSTIRCVPASDVAVVTVVQLVPDDGSGASGGPVTVEARRIRSAPPTNVSRLDYPTTRPSPTATNVSVTVSGPWQAAWMEALTARGFTATGGGTATCPANRVSVRLVRVEIALLT, encoded by the coding sequence ATGACGCCCGGTGGTCGCTCTCCGGACGGGTCGCCGGCCGCCCGCGCGGTCAGTAACACGGTCGCGTTCGTGCTCGTGTTCTCGCTCATCGTCACCTCGGTGGGGCTCGTCACCACCGTCGGTCTCGGGTCGCTTCGCGACGTGCAGACGAGCCAACAGGCGGAGCTCTCGACGGGGGCGCTCCGGGCCGTCGGCGGCGAGATAGACGAGATAGCGGCCGGCAGCCGCCCGGCGTACCGTGACTCGATAGAACTCGGCGGCGGCCGGATCACGGTCGTCGACGAGACGGCCGTGGACGTGACCGTCGCCAACGCCACCGGGACGGTGTTCGAGGAGACGTATCGCCCCCGGGCGCTCACCTACGCGTACGAGGGGCGGAACATGTCGTACGGATCGGGCGTCCTGGCCCGCGGGAGCGACCGCCAACCGGCGGTGCTCGTCTCCGGACCGTCGACGATCCGGTGTGTGCCCGCGAGCGACGTCGCCGTCGTCACCGTGGTGCAGTTGGTCCCCGACGACGGGAGCGGGGCCAGCGGCGGCCCGGTGACCGTCGAGGCACGCCGGATTCGCTCCGCGCCGCCGACGAACGTCTCCCGTCTCGACTACCCGACGACGCGCCCCTCCCCGACCGCGACGAACGTCTCCGTGACCGTCTCGGGGCCGTGGCAGGCGGCGTGGATGGAGGCGCTGACGGCCCGAGGGTTCACCGCGACCGGCGGGGGGACGGCCACCTGTCCCGCCAACCGCGTCTCGGTCCGGCTGGTTCGCGTCGAGATCGCCCTGCTTACCTGA
- a CDS encoding PKD domain-containing protein yields MSDRATAPALTYVLAIGITTILVSGLLISASGFVDDRRERTVREELEIVGERLAASIAALDAASDSGGTVSRRIEVPATVLDAAYYVDVVDCGGNATCLELTAPDPSLDLTVTVPVRNRSAIDVERSRPRSVTITAAAGSDPPPSADADVSVAPDVGIADGVDPGFSTGGAVLGSQQSLVVPGFDYRPSPPAMNETITFTADVGGSGAGNLTYKWDFDGDGSYETTGNATVAETVTHTYANPGRKSVELSVEDAAGTNDSVTRSLRVSGLVFDGNKQVVDTDDADGDSTRATVRFDVRNNFADEDVTITDVLIDPEDAAIEELETSGREIEITNEAGNTGHYDTWGRLRIAEDGSIADLDDDVTLSDDESATVEMGKFRDGGGDQFDMTDQNVSVAFRYQIEGTKRNYVSEFDINAGDDGGDVGGGGDPPVIESAEPTTFIELIFGADTAMDLELSDPDGDLDTVEFEVVDDDGTTFYTETNDVSGGDLDREFLIGYDDEEGDADEVRVIVTDENGNSVSTTVGVSWWP; encoded by the coding sequence GTGTCCGACCGTGCGACGGCACCCGCTCTCACCTACGTCCTCGCCATCGGCATCACGACGATCCTGGTGAGCGGCCTCCTGATCTCGGCCTCCGGGTTCGTCGACGACCGGCGCGAGCGGACCGTCCGCGAGGAACTGGAGATCGTCGGCGAACGACTCGCGGCCAGCATCGCGGCGCTCGACGCCGCGAGCGACAGCGGCGGAACGGTGTCGCGTCGGATCGAGGTTCCGGCGACCGTCCTCGACGCGGCGTACTACGTCGACGTGGTCGACTGCGGGGGGAACGCCACCTGTCTGGAACTCACCGCCCCCGACCCGTCGCTCGATCTGACGGTCACCGTTCCGGTCCGGAACCGGAGTGCAATCGACGTCGAGCGGTCCCGACCGCGATCGGTTACGATCACCGCCGCGGCGGGGAGCGACCCGCCGCCGAGCGCGGACGCGGACGTGTCCGTGGCCCCGGACGTGGGCATCGCTGACGGGGTCGACCCGGGCTTCTCGACCGGCGGCGCGGTCCTCGGGAGCCAGCAGTCGCTCGTCGTTCCCGGATTCGACTACCGCCCGTCCCCCCCCGCGATGAACGAGACGATCACGTTCACCGCCGACGTGGGCGGGAGCGGTGCCGGGAACCTCACCTACAAGTGGGATTTCGACGGGGACGGATCCTACGAGACGACGGGCAACGCGACGGTCGCGGAGACGGTCACGCACACGTACGCGAACCCCGGACGGAAGTCGGTCGAACTCTCCGTCGAGGACGCCGCCGGAACCAACGACTCGGTCACGCGATCCCTCCGGGTGTCCGGACTCGTCTTCGACGGGAACAAGCAGGTGGTCGACACCGACGACGCGGACGGGGACAGCACGCGGGCGACCGTCCGGTTCGACGTCAGGAACAACTTCGCGGACGAGGACGTCACGATCACCGACGTTCTCATCGATCCCGAGGACGCCGCCATCGAGGAACTGGAAACCTCCGGCCGTGAGATCGAGATAACCAACGAAGCGGGCAACACCGGCCACTACGACACGTGGGGGAGGCTGCGGATCGCGGAGGACGGCAGCATCGCCGACCTCGACGACGACGTCACGCTGTCGGACGACGAGTCGGCGACGGTCGAGATGGGTAAGTTCCGGGACGGCGGCGGCGATCAGTTCGACATGACCGACCAGAACGTCTCGGTCGCCTTCCGGTACCAGATCGAGGGGACGAAGCGAAACTACGTCTCCGAGTTCGACATCAACGCGGGCGACGACGGTGGGGACGTGGGCGGCGGGGGCGATCCGCCGGTCATCGAGTCGGCCGAGCCGACGACGTTCATCGAACTGATCTTCGGCGCCGACACCGCCATGGATCTGGAACTGTCCGACCCCGACGGCGACCTCGATACGGTGGAGTTCGAGGTCGTCGACGACGACGGCACGACGTTCTACACCGAGACGAACGACGTGTCCGGGGGCGATCTGGACCGCGAGTTCCTGATCGGCTACGACGACGAGGAGGGGGACGCCGACGAGGTGCGCGTGATCGTCACGGACGAGAACGGCAACTCGGTGTCGACGACAGTCGGGGTGTCCTGGTGGCCATGA
- a CDS encoding DUF7261 family protein: MVKRDRGQIMLIGAVAIAFIFLGLAAVYTAQLSARPATTGSVGDQGADATEFNREARRNVRAIAVRVNHAEPYYASRGALNDSVARETTNYSRLLAETYAGGTGSMVDVRYDGATRVGTRTTLYDDGLLTDDANATTWRPVEDPADVGWFVLNLNVTAMSEGDPFVVRIENATGADTTYTFTRNTTGQSVLTVEVTSETEIFGQGGTCNPRGNRSVIDLTSGESFTSTCSVEPAIEDLDGPYTVEFENADNAAGKFSVVTDTREANRANGLGACPPTGSDPQPCNTYAAWNVTLTTRYDSGELSYTNTQNVTVYEGV, encoded by the coding sequence ATGGTGAAGCGTGACCGCGGCCAGATCATGCTGATCGGGGCCGTCGCCATCGCCTTCATCTTCCTCGGACTGGCGGCGGTGTACACCGCGCAGCTTTCGGCACGCCCGGCGACGACCGGCTCGGTCGGGGATCAGGGAGCCGACGCGACGGAGTTCAACAGGGAGGCCCGCCGGAACGTCAGGGCCATCGCGGTCCGGGTGAACCACGCCGAACCGTACTACGCGAGTCGCGGGGCACTCAACGACAGCGTGGCCCGGGAGACGACCAACTACAGCCGGCTGCTGGCCGAAACCTACGCCGGCGGGACCGGGTCGATGGTGGACGTACGCTACGACGGCGCGACCCGGGTCGGCACCCGGACCACCCTCTACGACGACGGCCTGCTGACCGACGACGCCAACGCCACGACCTGGCGGCCGGTCGAGGATCCGGCCGACGTCGGCTGGTTCGTCCTCAACCTCAACGTGACGGCGATGTCGGAGGGGGACCCGTTCGTCGTCCGGATCGAGAACGCGACGGGGGCCGACACCACCTACACGTTCACGCGGAACACGACGGGGCAGTCGGTGCTCACCGTCGAGGTCACGTCCGAGACGGAGATCTTCGGCCAGGGCGGGACCTGTAACCCCCGGGGGAACCGGTCGGTTATCGACCTCACATCGGGGGAGTCGTTCACGTCAACCTGCAGCGTCGAACCGGCCATCGAGGACCTCGACGGCCCGTACACGGTCGAGTTCGAGAACGCGGACAACGCCGCCGGGAAGTTCAGCGTCGTCACCGACACCCGCGAGGCGAACCGGGCGAACGGTCTCGGCGCCTGTCCGCCGACCGGTTCCGATCCGCAGCCGTGTAACACGTACGCCGCGTGGAACGTGACGCTCACCACGCGATACGACTCGGGGGAACTCTCCTACACCAACACGCAGAACGTGACCGTCTACGAGGGGGTGTGA
- a CDS encoding DUF7288 family protein translates to MAGISRGQAFTLEGFVAAAVVLTSVVLALQTVVVPPDAGTANQDDSLRTQAEDILRTQASADGRDLTHAVRYWDPLRRTFDGAQDREVGYGNQSLPGALFGGAFERTFSARGLTYNVVLVYHRPGNASARAEPLLYQGTPGPDAVTARHAVTLYDDMTLTSPGAGPRRLDQYDADPDVDGASFYPIPDVVDGPVYNVVEVRVTVW, encoded by the coding sequence GTGGCGGGGATATCTCGTGGACAGGCGTTCACGCTCGAGGGGTTCGTCGCGGCGGCGGTCGTGTTGACCTCGGTCGTGCTGGCGCTCCAGACCGTCGTCGTCCCGCCGGACGCGGGCACCGCCAACCAGGACGATTCGCTTCGGACCCAGGCCGAGGACATCCTCCGGACGCAGGCGAGCGCCGACGGTCGTGACCTGACACACGCCGTGCGGTACTGGGACCCGCTCAGACGGACGTTCGACGGGGCACAGGACCGAGAGGTTGGATACGGCAACCAGTCGCTGCCGGGCGCGCTGTTCGGCGGCGCGTTCGAGCGGACGTTCAGCGCCCGGGGACTGACGTACAACGTCGTCCTCGTCTACCACCGCCCGGGGAACGCGTCGGCACGGGCGGAGCCGCTGCTCTACCAGGGAACGCCGGGCCCGGACGCCGTGACCGCCAGACACGCCGTCACGCTCTACGACGATATGACGCTCACGTCCCCGGGCGCCGGCCCGCGCCGACTCGATCAGTACGACGCCGACCCGGACGTCGACGGCGCCAGCTTCTACCCGATCCCGGACGTGGTCGACGGCCCCGTCTACAACGTCGTGGAGGTGCGTGTAACCGTATGGTGA
- a CDS encoding DUF7287 family protein, translating into MSRDRAQTQQDFAVGVSIFLLATLFVFAYLPSTLASSDAEIEQQSYAADRLVASIFTNVTAEDGANQLNRTRTRRFFVGHDDSTAIRANYSLPTTMSANVTLETLQGLTVDLDAGGPTITAAAGDAYAEQVGATTTRIVRLGGTRYRLVVRVW; encoded by the coding sequence ATGAGCCGCGACCGCGCCCAGACCCAGCAGGACTTCGCCGTCGGCGTGAGCATCTTCCTCCTCGCGACCCTGTTCGTGTTCGCGTACCTGCCCTCGACGCTCGCGTCGAGCGACGCCGAGATCGAACAGCAGTCCTACGCGGCCGACCGACTGGTCGCGTCGATCTTCACGAACGTCACCGCCGAGGACGGCGCCAACCAGTTGAACCGGACGCGGACCCGTCGCTTTTTCGTCGGACACGACGACAGCACGGCCATTCGAGCGAACTACAGCCTCCCGACGACGATGAGCGCGAACGTCACTCTCGAAACGCTCCAAGGACTCACCGTCGACCTCGACGCCGGTGGACCGACGATCACCGCCGCCGCCGGCGACGCGTACGCCGAACAGGTCGGCGCGACGACGACGCGGATCGTCCGACTGGGCGGCACGCGCTACCGACTCGTGGTACGGGTGTGGTAA